The proteins below are encoded in one region of Syntrophotalea carbinolica DSM 2380:
- a CDS encoding B12-binding domain-containing radical SAM protein, giving the protein MNYLFVVPRDNCFGFLTIPPGVVYVATSLKETGRNVYGIHLNYESDTKESLKKKIIDNNIDVLCIGGLSDQYNEIKRTIDLSKQIKPDLIIVVGGGLITAQPTLIMENIGADYAIVGQGEITICELAEALEGKKPIRDVAGIVYFENQALVCNENRPEIRELDTVTNPDYDIFPYTQVPNDPININGDFKRTVNITASRSCPYNCTFCYHPSGTTYRQRSIENIFREIDFLLSKYDIEHLLIIDELFAIDENRVSEFCEAIAKYDVTFSVQLRVDGIDENLLLKLKNAGCTSISYGLESADNSILKSMKKGTDISQIEKALSLTRKIGFFIQGYFIFGDIEETMGTVNTTIRWWMKHLEYGINLAMIRIFPGSYLYQHAIEQSIITDQMQYIENGCPLINISKLTDQEFAGLIKKSPILIRNFSV; this is encoded by the coding sequence ATGAATTACCTTTTTGTTGTACCACGCGACAACTGCTTCGGTTTTTTAACGATACCACCCGGAGTAGTATATGTTGCAACAAGTTTAAAAGAAACCGGAAGGAATGTTTACGGCATTCACTTAAACTACGAATCCGACACAAAGGAATCACTCAAAAAAAAGATCATCGACAACAATATCGATGTTTTGTGCATCGGAGGACTGTCCGATCAATATAACGAGATTAAACGCACCATTGATCTCTCTAAACAAATAAAACCCGATCTAATTATTGTCGTCGGAGGTGGTTTAATTACGGCACAACCGACCTTGATAATGGAAAACATCGGTGCCGACTACGCCATTGTCGGCCAGGGGGAGATCACTATTTGCGAACTCGCGGAGGCCCTTGAAGGCAAAAAACCGATCCGCGATGTTGCCGGGATCGTGTATTTTGAAAACCAAGCACTTGTCTGCAATGAAAATCGCCCTGAAATCCGGGAACTGGACACGGTAACCAATCCGGATTATGACATTTTCCCCTATACCCAGGTGCCCAATGATCCGATAAATATCAATGGTGACTTCAAACGCACCGTCAATATAACGGCCAGCCGATCGTGCCCGTACAATTGTACTTTTTGCTATCACCCGAGTGGCACGACTTACCGACAGAGAAGCATTGAGAATATTTTCAGGGAAATCGATTTCTTATTATCAAAATATGACATCGAGCACCTTCTCATCATAGATGAACTATTTGCCATTGACGAAAACCGGGTTTCGGAGTTTTGCGAAGCAATTGCAAAATACGATGTTACCTTTTCAGTGCAACTGCGCGTTGATGGCATCGATGAAAATCTATTGCTTAAATTAAAAAATGCCGGATGCACTTCGATAAGTTACGGTCTCGAGAGTGCCGACAACTCCATCCTAAAAAGCATGAAAAAAGGCACCGATATCTCCCAAATCGAAAAGGCCCTGTCCTTAACCAGGAAAATCGGTTTTTTTATTCAGGGGTATTTCATATTTGGCGACATCGAAGAGACCATGGGGACGGTCAACACCACGATCAGGTGGTGGATGAAACACCTGGAGTACGGCATAAATTTGGCGATGATCAGGATTTTCCCAGGGAGTTATTTATACCAACATGCCATAGAGCAATCGATCATCACCGATCAAATGCAATATATCGAGAACGGATGTCCGCTCATCAATATATCGAAACTTACCGATCAAGAGTTTGCCGGATTGATAAAAAAATCACCTATCTTAATTCGGAATTTCTCGGTCTGA
- a CDS encoding class I SAM-dependent methyltransferase codes for MIQWSCIDSFPGNHTAADLTRPRPCPVCGGGKKKEILAMPGFQFFTDDADRPKHVDVRQVQCLECFALHLDPAYSPRGFEILFAEAGCSYGATEGRPMEQLEWLNKHNLLSENRSLLDVGCYEGNFLALMPDTVNRIGVDIDAPAIERGRRKLADKGVVLIHGDFNRVHLPATPDTITMFHVLEHLPDPFATLMNLRNQSGPETRLVVEVPILENGFTNDINGFFSVQHMTHFSRASLKNVLKRSGWVIEEQLEQPGYNGCRVLCRPTAPEAEIAPVAADCTTLGDYLAHYRNTVRAACAKLSSLPREGYVVIWGGGLHTEFLYHCTDLFKASDRNFLIVDKDPLKQGKTWRGIPIHAPEILRDINDAETSLVISSYAHQESIHREASDEWQWQGKVIELYDTIRIY; via the coding sequence ATGATCCAGTGGAGTTGCATCGACAGTTTTCCCGGCAATCACACGGCCGCCGATTTAACACGGCCCAGACCCTGTCCGGTTTGCGGCGGCGGCAAGAAAAAAGAGATCCTGGCCATGCCGGGTTTTCAATTTTTCACCGACGACGCCGATCGGCCCAAACATGTCGACGTACGCCAGGTCCAGTGTCTGGAGTGTTTTGCACTGCATCTCGACCCGGCCTATTCCCCGCGGGGCTTCGAAATCCTTTTCGCCGAGGCAGGCTGTTCCTACGGGGCCACGGAAGGCCGCCCCATGGAACAATTGGAATGGCTCAACAAACATAACCTTTTAAGTGAAAACCGCAGCCTTTTGGATGTCGGCTGCTACGAAGGCAATTTCCTGGCCCTGATGCCCGACACCGTCAACCGCATCGGTGTGGACATCGATGCCCCGGCCATCGAAAGAGGTCGCCGAAAACTGGCGGACAAAGGGGTGGTGTTGATCCATGGGGATTTCAACCGGGTCCATCTCCCGGCGACCCCAGATACGATTACCATGTTCCATGTTTTGGAACATTTACCCGACCCCTTCGCCACCCTGATGAATCTCAGGAACCAGTCGGGACCGGAAACCCGCTTGGTCGTTGAAGTTCCCATACTCGAAAACGGCTTCACCAATGACATCAACGGTTTTTTCTCGGTCCAGCATATGACGCACTTTAGCCGGGCCAGCCTGAAAAACGTACTCAAGCGCTCCGGATGGGTTATCGAAGAGCAATTGGAGCAGCCCGGCTACAACGGATGTCGCGTACTCTGCCGCCCGACGGCACCGGAGGCAGAAATCGCCCCGGTGGCAGCCGACTGCACGACACTCGGCGACTATCTCGCACATTACCGGAATACGGTAAGAGCGGCATGCGCAAAATTATCTTCCTTGCCCCGGGAAGGATATGTCGTGATCTGGGGGGGAGGCCTGCATACCGAGTTCCTCTACCATTGCACCGACCTATTCAAAGCCTCCGACCGAAACTTTCTCATCGTTGACAAGGACCCTCTCAAACAGGGCAAAACCTGGCGGGGTATCCCTATCCATGCTCCGGAAATTCTCCGGGATATCAACGATGCAGAAACATCCCTGGTCATTTCCAGTTATGCACACCAGGAAAGTATCCACAGGGAAGCCTCCGACGAATGGCAATGGCAGGGTAAGGTCATTGAACTTTATGACACAATAAGAATTTACTGA
- a CDS encoding PseG/SpsG family protein, which produces MDIPASPHSPEIFIRCDGSPQLGLGHVVRCLALACELRDTYGMHPGFAMMDKGVAETLVAREQFPVFIKPEAFEEIQWIDSLLNEHRPKGLILDIRTQLPATELYRWRDAGITVAVIDDPGDRRQAADLAFYPPVPQMAKADWSRFTGRAFIGWDYLLLRREFSVKRTQPHNPVPSILVTMGGSDPGGLTLLALKALCDVTEPFRARVVLGRAFLHDQALEELRPGLPDKFEFLRDVSDMPALMADSDLAVAAFGGTAYELAALNIPAVLLGLTEDHATSARALDDAGMSISLGDYRQVPETRLAEAVTELLATPSLRQTMRNACTIVDGKGAQRIAGRINNAMAHAMHRNAAPETTMQEKP; this is translated from the coding sequence ATGGACATTCCGGCGTCCCCGCATAGTCCGGAAATTTTCATCCGGTGCGACGGATCCCCTCAACTGGGATTAGGCCATGTCGTTCGCTGTTTAGCGCTGGCATGCGAGCTACGCGATACCTACGGCATGCATCCGGGATTCGCCATGATGGACAAAGGGGTTGCGGAAACCCTGGTTGCCCGGGAACAATTCCCGGTCTTCATAAAACCGGAGGCGTTTGAGGAAATTCAATGGATCGACTCTCTGCTTAACGAGCATCGGCCCAAGGGGTTGATTTTGGATATTCGCACGCAACTTCCCGCCACGGAACTGTATCGCTGGCGCGACGCCGGAATTACGGTCGCGGTTATTGACGACCCCGGCGACCGTCGGCAAGCAGCAGACCTTGCCTTCTACCCGCCCGTGCCCCAGATGGCCAAGGCGGATTGGAGCCGCTTTACCGGCCGCGCCTTTATCGGTTGGGATTATCTGTTGCTGCGACGCGAATTCAGCGTGAAACGAACGCAGCCTCATAACCCGGTTCCTTCGATCCTGGTAACCATGGGCGGAAGCGACCCCGGAGGCTTGACCCTGTTGGCACTGAAGGCCCTCTGCGACGTCACGGAACCCTTCCGTGCCCGGGTGGTACTGGGGCGTGCTTTTTTGCACGACCAAGCCCTGGAAGAACTGCGTCCCGGGTTGCCGGACAAATTCGAGTTTCTACGTGATGTGAGCGATATGCCTGCGTTAATGGCCGATTCCGATCTGGCCGTTGCGGCTTTCGGCGGCACCGCTTACGAACTGGCTGCACTTAATATCCCGGCGGTCCTGTTGGGACTGACCGAGGACCATGCCACCTCGGCCCGTGCACTTGACGATGCCGGAATGTCTATCTCGCTCGGTGATTATCGCCAGGTCCCGGAGACGCGCCTGGCGGAAGCGGTTACGGAGTTATTGGCCACCCCCTCACTGCGGCAAACCATGCGCAATGCCTGTACCATCGTGGACGGCAAAGGCGCACAACGCATAGCCGGGCGGATAAACAACGCGATGGCTCATGCAATGCATAGAAATGCGGCACCAGAAACAACCATGCAGGAGAAGCCATGA
- a CDS encoding cytidylyltransferase domain-containing protein, whose protein sequence is MTESQNRTSKKVIAIIQARMGSSRLPGKMMEPIMGQPLMYHIIARALQIRCAQAVYLATTDQPIDDPLVELAQKMGLKVVRGSEDNVMQRFFLAIEDANADYIIRICGDAPLFDPEFMDQSTAAMVDREADCIRPICNGPSAYQGAGPISRRALEWSREVAPDDPRTYEHVTAYAYDHMDRLKTVPFDIAPAFQGEYKLSIDTPHDLEFFRNLYAHLYKPGQIISLEEAVQFIKKSKPAMAD, encoded by the coding sequence ATGACGGAATCACAAAACAGGACATCGAAAAAAGTTATCGCCATCATTCAGGCCCGCATGGGGTCAAGTCGGCTTCCCGGAAAAATGATGGAGCCGATTATGGGGCAACCGCTGATGTATCACATTATTGCCCGCGCTTTGCAGATCCGCTGCGCCCAAGCGGTCTACCTCGCCACCACCGACCAACCGATCGATGACCCGCTGGTCGAGTTAGCACAGAAAATGGGGTTGAAAGTGGTACGCGGCTCCGAAGACAACGTCATGCAGAGATTCTTCCTCGCCATTGAAGATGCCAACGCCGATTACATTATTCGCATCTGCGGCGACGCGCCCCTGTTCGATCCGGAGTTCATGGATCAAAGCACGGCTGCGATGGTGGACCGGGAGGCGGACTGCATCCGCCCGATCTGCAATGGTCCCTCGGCCTACCAGGGTGCGGGCCCCATCTCGCGCCGGGCACTGGAATGGTCGCGTGAGGTTGCACCGGACGATCCCCGCACCTACGAACATGTCACGGCTTACGCTTACGATCACATGGACCGACTGAAAACCGTGCCTTTTGATATCGCTCCAGCCTTTCAAGGGGAATATAAATTATCCATCGACACTCCGCACGATCTTGAATTCTTCCGCAACCTTTATGCGCATTTATACAAACCCGGACAGATCATATCCCTGGAAGAAGCCGTACAATTTATCAAAAAATCAAAACCGGCGATGGCGGACTGA
- a CDS encoding aldo/keto reductase produces MVGAMEYRDIPRAGFRVSRLTLGTVEFGMEYGIGKPGSSLRPTAAEAETVIQTAIDHGINLFDTAPAYGESEIFLGTILAGIGHGELRIATKVGPFGDAAISTDAVRQSLERSLCNLQRDRLDLVQIHNATAAQLYHSPLMETLVRARERGDIGAIGASVYGEEAALASLRHPDIATLQIAYNLLDRRMADKVLPSAKERGIAVMGRSVFLKGALTPRRRYLPEHLNKLKNFAEKAAAWAEGHALTLPEAALRFCLANDTLNSVLIGVSSLQELHTALSIAGRGPLPARQRAEACGLAIADEKLIDPRFWGIDS; encoded by the coding sequence ATGGTAGGCGCCATGGAATATCGCGACATTCCCCGTGCCGGGTTCCGTGTTTCCCGGCTCACCCTCGGTACCGTTGAGTTCGGGATGGAATACGGCATCGGCAAGCCCGGCTCGTCCCTCCGACCGACCGCGGCCGAAGCCGAAACGGTTATACAAACCGCGATAGATCACGGCATCAACCTGTTCGATACGGCCCCCGCTTACGGCGAGAGCGAAATCTTCCTCGGCACGATTCTGGCCGGTATCGGCCACGGGGAGCTCCGCATTGCTACCAAAGTCGGCCCTTTCGGCGACGCCGCCATCTCCACCGATGCAGTGCGCCAGAGCCTGGAACGCAGCCTGTGCAACCTGCAGCGCGACCGTCTGGATCTGGTGCAGATTCACAACGCAACCGCCGCTCAACTCTATCATTCACCGCTGATGGAAACCCTGGTCCGCGCCCGGGAACGGGGAGACATCGGCGCCATCGGCGCTTCGGTTTACGGTGAAGAAGCGGCCCTGGCATCGTTGAGGCATCCGGACATCGCCACCCTGCAGATCGCCTACAATCTTTTGGATCGACGCATGGCCGACAAGGTTTTGCCATCCGCCAAAGAGCGTGGCATTGCCGTGATGGGCCGCTCTGTCTTTTTAAAAGGGGCCCTTACCCCGCGCCGCCGATATCTCCCGGAGCATCTGAATAAGCTCAAAAATTTTGCCGAAAAAGCGGCCGCATGGGCGGAAGGCCATGCTCTCACGTTACCCGAGGCAGCCCTGCGGTTTTGTCTGGCGAACGATACCCTAAACTCTGTTCTCATCGGTGTTTCATCGTTGCAGGAGTTGCATACGGCCCTCTCCATAGCCGGCCGGGGTCCCTTACCGGCCAGGCAACGTGCCGAAGCATGCGGGTTGGCCATCGCCGATGAAAAACTTATCGACCCACGCTTCTGGGGGATAGATTCATGA
- a CDS encoding SDR family oxidoreductase: MTDIRQARNTKDLFCLKGRVALVTGGTGNGYGSQAVRALAEAGATVFITSRDPDRAQQTAKDLRESGLEVQGLGLDLESEQSIAHVIDTIISKTGRLDILVNNACSNHFESFETVSLKDWNQVLAVNITGTMLISRATAPHMLQNDGGVMINLSSIYGVVAPDQRIYGSTGTNSPLIYGMTKAALIQMTRYLATFWAPNIRVNCLTPGGLFNNQDEQFIDQYVAKTPLGRMAGPDDLKGAVLFLASDASAWVTGQNLVVDGGWTAW, translated from the coding sequence ATGACTGACATTCGGCAAGCCAGAAACACCAAAGACCTGTTCTGCCTCAAAGGACGGGTCGCACTGGTTACCGGTGGCACCGGAAACGGCTACGGCTCCCAGGCCGTCCGGGCGCTGGCGGAAGCGGGAGCGACGGTTTTCATCACCTCCCGCGACCCGGACAGAGCGCAGCAAACCGCCAAGGATCTGCGGGAAAGTGGCCTGGAGGTTCAAGGCCTGGGCCTCGATCTGGAAAGCGAACAGAGCATCGCGCATGTTATCGACACCATTATCTCCAAGACGGGTCGCCTAGACATTCTGGTCAACAACGCTTGCAGCAACCACTTTGAATCGTTCGAAACGGTTTCGCTCAAAGACTGGAATCAGGTTCTCGCGGTCAACATTACCGGCACCATGCTGATCTCCCGTGCAACCGCCCCACATATGCTGCAAAACGACGGGGGCGTCATGATCAACCTCTCCAGCATTTACGGCGTGGTGGCTCCCGATCAACGCATCTACGGCTCCACCGGCACCAACAGCCCCTTGATCTACGGCATGACAAAAGCGGCCCTGATCCAGATGACCCGTTACCTGGCGACCTTCTGGGCACCAAACATCCGCGTCAACTGCCTGACGCCGGGCGGCCTGTTCAACAACCAGGACGAACAATTCATCGATCAATACGTGGCCAAAACCCCTCTGGGACGTATGGCCGGCCCCGACGACCTGAAAGGAGCGGTCCTGTTTCTGGCCTCCGATGCTTCGGCCTGGGTCACCGGACAAAACCTGGTCGTCGATGGTGGATGGACAGCATGGTAG
- a CDS encoding N-acetylneuraminate synthase family protein, whose translation MTRPLFISEVSSNHHRDLQRCFNFIDRSADIGCWGVKFQLFHIDELFAPEILAKSELHRRRRDWELPEEYIPQLARHCRQRGIAFGCTPFHLQAVDVLAPHVDFFKIASYELLWTELLQSCAATGKPVILSTGMATMDEITGAVKTLRDAGCSDLTLLHCVSSYPSPAAECNLAALDTLRRAFDCKVGWSDHSVSPAVINRAVNRWQASMIEFHLDLDGQGEEFAAGHCWLPEPMEKVIRDMEQGLCADGDGDKKPVASELPDREWRADPSDGLRPFKHMRKGFGND comes from the coding sequence ATGACCAGACCGCTATTTATTTCCGAGGTTTCGAGCAATCATCACCGTGATTTGCAGAGATGCTTTAACTTTATCGATCGTTCGGCCGATATAGGATGCTGGGGGGTAAAGTTTCAACTCTTTCACATTGACGAGCTATTCGCACCGGAGATCCTTGCCAAAAGCGAACTCCATCGCCGGCGACGGGACTGGGAATTACCGGAAGAGTATATCCCTCAACTGGCCCGACACTGCCGGCAGCGCGGCATCGCCTTCGGTTGCACGCCGTTTCACTTGCAAGCGGTTGACGTACTGGCGCCGCATGTCGATTTTTTCAAAATCGCATCTTACGAACTGCTGTGGACGGAACTGCTACAGAGCTGTGCCGCCACGGGCAAACCGGTGATTCTTTCGACCGGCATGGCCACCATGGATGAAATTACCGGTGCGGTAAAAACCCTGCGTGATGCAGGCTGCAGCGATCTTACATTACTGCACTGCGTATCGAGCTATCCCTCCCCTGCCGCCGAATGCAACCTGGCGGCCCTGGACACTCTGCGCAGGGCATTCGACTGCAAGGTCGGCTGGTCGGACCACAGCGTATCGCCGGCAGTGATCAACCGGGCCGTAAATCGCTGGCAGGCTTCCATGATCGAGTTTCATCTCGACCTGGACGGTCAAGGGGAGGAATTTGCCGCCGGCCACTGCTGGCTACCCGAACCGATGGAAAAGGTCATCCGGGACATGGAACAGGGCCTGTGCGCCGATGGCGACGGGGACAAAAAACCGGTTGCCAGCGAATTGCCGGACCGCGAATGGCGGGCGGATCCCTCGGATGGGCTGCGGCCTTTCAAACACATGCGCAAAGGATTTGGCAATGACTGA
- the pseC gene encoding UDP-4-amino-4,6-dideoxy-N-acetyl-beta-L-altrosamine transaminase has product MDPKFIPYGRQQLEPDDIEAVIDVLRSDWLTTGPQVERFEAMLAETAGTDYAVSVSNGTAALHTAMHAIGIGEGDEIIVPPLTFAATVNAVLYQGGTPVFADVDPQTLLIDPASVESRITARTRAIVAVDYAGQPCDYDTLRQIASHHGLYLISDACHSLGAAWRGKPCGSLADLTVFSFHPVKPITSGEGGAIVTGDEVLARRMRTFRNHGITTDHGQRAKTGSWHYDMVELGFNYRLTDIQCALGISQLAKLPEFIGHRRRIARNYDEAFAPSPRIQPLGVHPEARHGYHLYVVRVPERDRIFGALRQAAIGANVHYIPVHLHPYYRQRFGTGEGLCPIAEAAYAEILSLPIFPGLSVADQNRVIDTLHEAVGKEKP; this is encoded by the coding sequence GTGGACCCAAAATTCATCCCCTATGGCCGCCAGCAACTAGAACCGGACGATATCGAAGCCGTTATCGATGTGTTGCGTTCCGACTGGCTGACGACGGGACCGCAAGTCGAACGCTTCGAAGCCATGCTGGCGGAAACAGCGGGCACGGATTACGCCGTGTCCGTAAGCAACGGTACCGCCGCGCTGCATACGGCGATGCATGCCATCGGTATCGGCGAGGGGGATGAAATCATCGTCCCGCCCCTGACGTTTGCCGCAACGGTCAATGCGGTGCTCTACCAGGGTGGTACCCCCGTGTTTGCCGATGTGGATCCGCAGACCCTGCTTATCGACCCCGCCTCGGTGGAATCCCGCATTACGGCCCGTACCAGAGCCATCGTTGCCGTCGACTATGCCGGACAGCCCTGCGACTACGATACATTGCGCCAAATCGCTTCGCACCATGGACTTTATCTCATCAGCGATGCCTGCCATTCCCTCGGAGCCGCATGGCGTGGCAAACCGTGCGGTTCCTTGGCTGACCTGACGGTGTTCAGCTTTCATCCGGTAAAACCGATCACCTCCGGTGAAGGGGGGGCCATCGTTACCGGCGATGAGGTTCTCGCCCGTCGCATGCGAACCTTCCGCAACCATGGCATCACCACCGATCACGGCCAAAGGGCCAAAACGGGCAGCTGGCATTACGACATGGTGGAACTGGGATTCAATTACCGGCTCACCGACATCCAATGCGCCCTCGGTATTTCGCAACTGGCAAAACTGCCGGAGTTCATCGGACACCGCCGCCGTATAGCCCGCAATTACGATGAAGCTTTTGCCCCTTCCCCCCGGATTCAGCCCCTCGGTGTGCACCCGGAAGCCCGGCACGGATATCATCTTTACGTGGTACGCGTACCCGAACGTGACAGGATTTTCGGTGCCCTGAGGCAGGCCGCCATCGGCGCCAACGTCCATTACATTCCGGTGCATTTGCATCCCTACTACCGTCAACGTTTCGGTACCGGTGAAGGGTTATGCCCCATCGCCGAAGCGGCCTATGCCGAAATCCTGTCATTACCGATTTTCCCCGGCTTAAGCGTCGCGGATCAAAACCGCGTCATAGACACATTGCACGAAGCTGTCGGCAAGGAGAAACCATGA
- the pseB gene encoding UDP-N-acetylglucosamine 4,6-dehydratase (inverting) — MLTGKSILVTGGTGSFGRAFTRTVLTRYPDIKRLVILSRDELKQFEMAEDFPREKYPQLRFFIGDVRDIHRLQRALEGVDIVVHAAAMKQVPAAEYNPFECIQTNVLGAQNVIDACFDNKVKQVVALSTDKAAGPINLYGATKLCSDKLFVAANNMRGSRDIRLSVVRYGNVMGSRGSVIPFFLKKKHAGESLPITDERMTRFNISLKKGVDMVLDALERMWGGEIFVPKIPSYRITDVAAAIAPELSTEIVGIRPGEKLHEEMITETDAYNTIEFDNYFVILPSMRLWDVDAFIRKYDGRRCHPGFKYNSGTNTDWLSVEQLRDLIDTHVHSKPSENQGVSLSWTQNSSPMAASN, encoded by the coding sequence ATGCTTACAGGCAAATCGATTCTGGTTACAGGCGGTACCGGGTCCTTTGGTCGTGCCTTTACCAGAACAGTCCTGACACGCTACCCTGACATAAAACGGCTTGTCATTCTTTCCCGTGACGAACTCAAACAGTTCGAAATGGCGGAAGATTTCCCCCGGGAGAAATATCCTCAACTGCGCTTTTTTATCGGTGATGTGCGCGACATACACCGGCTTCAACGGGCACTGGAAGGCGTCGATATCGTGGTTCATGCCGCCGCGATGAAACAGGTTCCGGCCGCTGAATACAACCCTTTTGAATGTATCCAGACCAACGTGCTCGGCGCACAGAATGTGATCGATGCCTGTTTTGACAATAAGGTCAAACAGGTCGTAGCACTCTCCACCGACAAAGCAGCCGGCCCCATCAACCTTTACGGGGCGACCAAGCTTTGTTCCGACAAATTGTTCGTCGCCGCCAACAACATGCGCGGATCCCGTGATATCCGCCTCTCGGTAGTGCGCTACGGCAACGTTATGGGGAGTCGGGGGAGTGTCATCCCCTTCTTTCTGAAGAAAAAACACGCCGGAGAGTCCCTTCCGATCACCGATGAACGCATGACCCGCTTCAATATCAGCCTGAAAAAAGGGGTCGACATGGTTTTGGACGCTCTTGAACGCATGTGGGGTGGAGAGATCTTCGTGCCGAAAATCCCGAGTTACCGGATTACCGATGTCGCAGCGGCCATCGCTCCTGAACTATCCACCGAAATCGTGGGGATTCGGCCTGGAGAAAAGCTGCACGAGGAGATGATCACCGAAACCGATGCGTACAACACCATCGAGTTCGATAACTATTTCGTGATCCTGCCATCTATGCGGCTATGGGATGTGGATGCATTTATACGGAAGTACGATGGTCGCCGTTGTCACCCCGGCTTTAAGTATAACAGCGGGACCAATACCGATTGGCTTTCCGTGGAACAACTGCGCGACCTGATCGACACCCATGTGCATTCCAAGCCTTCTGAAAACCAGGGAGTATCTCTGTCGTGGACCCAAAATTCATCCCCTATGGCCGCCAGCAACTAG